One window of Quercus robur chromosome 12, dhQueRobu3.1, whole genome shotgun sequence genomic DNA carries:
- the LOC126708123 gene encoding B3 domain-containing protein At2g33720-like has product MTLSTSFSPWTIIKKLTASDIGSLSRLLVQQSLVRQHILPFFGTDSVAKIESNGLSVTVFDQDSQSEYELVFKKWPSFKSYVFNGKWHKNFVARRELKVGDIIGLYWDPCHSKFNFCVLQRAPHHQMY; this is encoded by the coding sequence ATGACGCTCAGCACTAGTTTTTCTCCCTGGACAATCATTAAGAAGCTCACGGCGAGTGATATTGGTAGTTTGAGCCGGCTCTTGGTGCAACAAAGTCTTGTCCGCCAACATATTCTGCCATTCTTTGGTACAGACTCGGTTGCAAAGATCGAGAGTAACGGATTGAGTGTAACAGTTTTCGATCAAGATTCACAGTCCGAGTATGAGTTGGTTTTCAAGAAGTGGCCTTCATTTAAGAGCTATGTTTTCAATGGAAAATGGCACAAGAATTTTGTGGCTAGGAGGGAATTGAAGGTGGGAGATATCATTGGGCTTTACTGGGATCCATGCCATTCAAAGTTCAATTTTTGTGTTCTGCAAAGGGCTCCTCATCATCAGATGTATTAA
- the LOC126710442 gene encoding mitogen-activated protein kinase kinase kinase YODA: MPPWWGKSSSKEVKKKTNRESFIDSIHRKFNSRSGGSRRRCSDTVSERGTRSRVPSRSPSPSTQVSRCQSFAERPHAQPLPLPGVHLPRIGRTNSGISASAKPGFDRGSKSHFFPLPRPGCVLNRADPADAEADIATASFSSDSSIDSDDPSDSRFLSPLASDYENGNRTTMNSPSSGMHKDQSPVVNLKNSKEILKPVNPFNNPLLSSSPKRRPLHMQNIQIPPHGAFCSAPDSSMSSPSRSPMRVFMPEQVINSNFWAGKSYPDVASGHCSSPGSGHNSGHNSVGGDMSGQLLWPHSRCSPECSPIPSPRMTSPGPGSRIHSGAVTPLHPRTGGAAIDSPATRPDDGKQQSHRLPLPPLTISKPCPFSPTYSAATTPSVPRSPGRAENPTSPGSRWKKGRLLGRGTFGHVYLGFNSESGEMCAMKEVTLFSDDAKSKESAQQLGQEIALLSRLQHPNIVQYYGSQSVDDKLYIYLEYVSGGSIYKLLQDYGQLGEIAIRSYTHQILQGLAYLHNKNTVHRDVKGANILVDPNGRVKLADFGMAKHISGQSCPLSFKGSPYWMAPEVIKNTIKNGCNLAVDIWSLGCTVLEMATAKPPWSQYEGVAAMFKIGNSKELPEIPDHLSEDGKAFVKLCLQRNPLYRPTAAQLLEHPFVRNAAPLDRSILSADPSDAPLVNSNAVRSLGIGNARNPSCLDSEGVGIHQSRGSKTASVSSDAHTPRNISCPVSPIGSPLLRSRSPQHLSGRMSPSPISSPRTTSGSSTPLTGGSGAIPFNHLKQPTIYLHEGVGMIQRGQSSFYANGCTLYHEPKPELFRGMPQASHAFHDMISSDNGAPGNQMGWPLHADTKEMHARQLALADHVSEQLLRDHIKKNLSMEHNNSSLVLGRSNQI; this comes from the exons ATGCCTCCGTGGTGGGGAAagtcttcatccaaagaagtaaagaagaaaacaaacaggGAAAGTTTCATTGATTCAATACACCGAAAGTTTAACAGTAGATCAGGAGGGTCTCGCAGACGTTGTAGTGACACTGTTTCAGAAAGGGGGACTCGATCCAGGGTGCCTTCAAGATCACCATCACCCTCCACACAAGTGTCACGCTGTCAAAGTTTTGCAGAAAGGCCTCATGCCCAGCCGCTCCCACTTCCTGGGGTACACCTTCCTAGAATTGGGCGTACTAACTCGGGAATCAGTGCATCAGCAAAGCCAGGATTTGACAGAGGCTCTAAGTCGCATTTTTTCCCCCTTCCAAGACCTGGATGTGTCCTGAACAGGGCAGATCCTGCGGATGCTGAAGCTGATATAGCTACTGCTTCATTTTCTAGTGATAGCTCCATTGATAGTGATGATCCATCTGACTCACGTTTCCTTAGCCCTCTAGCTTCTGACTATGAAAATGGTAACAGAACCACCATGAACAGTCCTTCCAG TGGAATGCACAAGGATCAATCCCCTGTTGTCAATCTAAAGAACTCAAAGGAGATATTGAAACCAGTTAATCCTTTCAATAATCCGCTTCTCTCTTCATCACCTAAACGGAGACCTTTGCATATGCAAAATATACAGATCCCTCCCCATGGTGCTTTCTGTAGTGCTCCAGACAGTTCAATGTCAAGTCCTTCTAGAAGTCCGATGAGAGTGTTTATGCCTGAGCAAGTTATTAATTCTAACTTCTGGGCGGGAAAATCTTATCCAGATGTAGCTTCTGGGCACTGCTCTAGTCCAGGTTCAGGTCATAATTCTGGGCATAATTCAGTAGGGGGGGATATGTCAGGACAGCTGCTTTGGCCGCACAGCAGGTGTAGTCCCGAGTGTTCCCCAATTCCTAGTCCCAGAATGACAAGCCCTGGTCCTGGCTCCAGAATACACAGTGGTGCTGTCACCCCTTTGCATCCGCGAACTGGAGGAGCTGCCATAGATTCGCCTGCAACCCGGCCTGATGATGGCAAACAACAAAGCCACCGGTTACCCCTTCCTCCGTTAACAATTTCAAAACCTTGTCCTTTTTCTCCCACGTATTCAGCAGCTACAACTCCCTCAGTTCCACGGAGTCCTGGTAGGGCAGAAAATCCAACAAGCCCTGGTTCACGATGGAAGAAGGGACGTCTGCTAGGGAGGGGTACATTTGGACATGTATATCTCGGTTTTAACAG TGAAAGTGGCGAGATGTGTGCAATGAAAGAGGTTACTCTGTTTTCAGATGatgcaaaatcaaaagaaagtgCACAGCAACTTGGCCAA GAAATTGCACTGCTAAGCCGCTTACAGCATCCAAATATAGTACAGTATTATGGATCTCAGTCG GTAGAtgacaaattatatatatatctagaGTATGTATCTGGCGGTTCCATCTATAAACTGCTTCAAGACTATGGTCAACTTGGTGAAATTGCCATTCGCAGTTATACTCATCAAATTTTGCAAGGCCTTGCATATCTTCATAATAAAAACACAGTCCATAG GGACGTCAAAGGAGCAAATATTCTGGTAGACCCCAATGGCCGAGTGAAACTAGCAGATTTTGGAATGGCAAAGCAT ATCTCTGGTCAGTCTTGTCCATTATCATTCAAGGGAAGCCCTTACTGGATGGCACCTGAG GTTATCAAGAATACAATTAAAAATGGTTGTAATCTTGCTGTTGATATATGGAGCCTTGGATGCACTGTTTTAGAGATGGCTACAGCAAAACCACCTTGGAGCCAGTATGAAGGG GTTGCTGCCATGTTTAAGATTGGAAATAGCAAGGAACTTCCTGAAATTCCTGATCATCTGTCAGAGGATGGAAAGGCTTTTGTGAAGCTGTGCTTGCAGCGTAATCCATTATATCGTCCTACAGCTGCTCAGCTTTTGGAGCACCCTTTCGTTAGGAACGCTGCACCACTGGATAGATCCATTTTGAGTGCAGATCCTTCAGATGCACCACTGGTCAATTCAAATGCAGTGAGATCTCTG GGCATTGGAAATGCACGAAATCCTTCATGCTTAGACTCAGAAGGAGTGGGAATCCATCAGTCTAGAGGGTCAAAAACTGCTTCAGTATCCAG TGATGCTCATACGCCAAGAAATATATCATGCCCGGTTTCTCCCATTGGGAGCCCTCTTCTACGTTCAAGGTCACCACAACATCTGAGCGGAAGGATGTCTCCCTCTCCCATATCTAGCCCTCGTACCACATCTGGTTCATCCACACCCCTTACTGGTGGTAGTGGTGCCATCCCATTTAATCACCTGAAGCAGCCAACCATCTACCTACATGAAGGTGTAGGAATGATCCAAAGGGGTCAAAGCAGTTTCTATGCTAATGGCTGCACTCTCTATCATGAGCCAAAGCCTGAGTTATTTCGAGGGATGCCACAAGCTTCTCATGCCTTCCATGATATGATTTCATCTGATAATGGTGCTCCTGGAAACCAGATGGGATGGCCTCTCCATGCTGACACCAAGGAAATGCATGCTAGACAGCTGGCTTTGGCTGATCATGTATCTGAGCAACTCTTGAGGGATcacataaagaaaaatttatccATGGAACATAATAACAGCTCACTGGTGCTTGGTCGCAGCAATCAAATCTGA
- the LOC126710511 gene encoding short-chain dehydrogenase TIC 32, chloroplastic-like has protein sequence MWIFSWKGPSGFSASSTAEEVTQGIDGTGLTAIVTGASSGLGVETTRVLTLRGVHVIMAVRNTDAGKNVKEQILKEIPNAKIDVMDLDLSSMGSVRKFASDYNASGLPLNLLINNAGVMATPFMLSQDNIELQFATNHLGHFLLTNLLLETMKKTAHESNKEGRIVNLSSDGHRYAYHEGIRFDKINDESGYNSIYAYGQSKLSNILHANELARRLKEEGVEITANSLHPGAIVTNLLRHHSFLNVLANTLGKYVLKNVPQGAATQCYVALHPQVKGISGEYFMDSNKAKASSHAQDAELAKKLWDFSLSMTNQN, from the exons ATGTGGATTTTTAGCTGGAAAGGGCCATCTGGGTTCTCAGCCTCTTCCACAGCTGAGGAAGTTACCCAAGGAATTGATGGAACTGGTCTTACTGCTATTGTCACAg GAGCATCAAGTGGTCTTGGTGTAGAGACAACACGTGTTCTTACGTTGCGTGGTGTCCATGTTATTATGGCTGTAAGGAACACTGATGCTGGTAAGAATGTCAAAGAACAAATACTGAAGGAAATCCCCAATGCTAAAATTGATGTCATGGATTTAGATCTTAGCTCAATGGGATCCGTAAGGAAATTTGCATCAGACTATAATGCTTCAGGTCTTCCACTGAATCTCCTCAT TAACAATGCAGGGGTGATGGCAACTCCGTTCATGCTTTCCCAAGACAACATAGAACTGCAGTTTGCAACTAACCATTTAG GTCATTTTCTTTTGACAAACCTTCTATTGGAGACCATGAAAAAAACGGCTCATGAAAGCAACAAGGAGGGAAGGATTGTTAATTTATCATCAGATGGTCACCGATATGCGTATCATGAAGGGATTCGTTTTGATAAGATCAATGATGAATCAGG ATACAACAGTATCTATGCTTATGGACAATCAAAGCTTTCCAACATTTTGCATGCTAATGAGCTTGCGAGGCGCTTGAAG GAAGAAGGGGTAGAGATAACTGCTAATTCCCTTCATCCAGGAGCAATTGTTACAAATCTTCTGCGTCACCACAGTTTCTTGAATG TTCTTGCTAATACACTTGGTAAATATGTGCTGAAAAATGTTCCTCAG GGAGCAGCAACTCAATGCTATGTGGCATTGCATCCACAAGTTAAAGGAATAAGTGGTGAATATTTCATGGATAGTAATAAAGCAAAAGCAAGCTCTCACGCTCAAGATGCAGAATTGGCAAAGAAATTATGGGACTTCAGCTTGAGCATGACCAATCAAAACTAG